In the Glycine max cultivar Williams 82 chromosome 19, Glycine_max_v4.0, whole genome shotgun sequence genome, AGCATATGTCAGGTTTTAGAAGTGAGAAAAGTGTCAGGCAAAATgcttcaataataaaaaaaggatcTTTCTAGAAAATCTACACAAAAAATAGCCATCAGAGCAAATGCAGACGGAGGACATGGTGAGCCACAAACAAAATGCAATGAAAGATCATGATCAAACCTAGCAACAGGCACAATGCCTAGCATACCACCTTTATTGGATCCCTGGTAGAAGAAAAGCATCTTgagaatttctttaattttcaaaactgTATAGACTATCTTGGTAATGCACCATATAGATACCAACCTTAGAAGCTCTTAAATCAAAAAACTGATCATCAGTTGATGGAAGATCATGCATTTGTAACCCTTGATTAAGGGCATCCACAGGAACAGAGGTGGCAGAATATTTAAATGCATTCCATGGCTGTTCAATGTCAACAtacaaaatcttatttaagtTTCAATTTTTCCATGATGTCcccaatttcaaaagatttaagAAAGCATAGCATATTGTGTATTTATTTTGGAGTACATCACTAGAATATAAAACCAGAAGTGGTAGCTTTCAAGTACTTACTTGAGAGTTTGATGCTGTAACAGAAACTTGTTCTTCTCCATTCCATGTGTCATCACGCCATAAATTAGATGTAATTGAAGAAAGAACACTAGTACTAGAAGTTTCCGAACATGGACATAGCATATTTGCATTtaagttcaaaaaaaatttcctGCAAGGAGTCAGCAGTTGAAGGTACTGCTGGAATTTCTACTTGTCCAGTAGATGTTGTGTGCTGAGGCGTATCAAATGTTGCCCATCCTTCATTTTTAGGGACAGACAACTCCAGTGACTTCTCATTTGGCATTGCAGCAGATGGCTGCTGAGACAGATCCATAAAGTCAACAGATAAGGATTGGAATGCTTTCACTGGTTGAAGCTCATTGAAAGAAGGGATTGCAGATAAAGCAGATGACTGAAACAGATCCACTGATGAAGCCTGAGAGGGTGCAGCTGGAAACTGGAAAAGGCCAATAGACAAAGCAAACGAAGAGAATTGTTTGGGTGCCACTGGTGCCTCAGAAAGATCTGAACTAACAGTACTTCCCAGATCAAATGGTTGTGGAGTACAAGACACTTTATTTTGATGGGGTCCAGAAGCTTGGAATGGTTCTGAGAAAAAATCAACTAAACCACCAGAACTGTAAGATCTTAAGTATGACAGGTTGCTGTCTGTTGATCCCAATGAGGTAGTTCTCGGGGAAAAGAAGTACTGATTAATGTCATGTGCAAATATGGTCATGTGATCAAGCATGCTATTGAATAAGATCACCAGCATTTTAATGCAACAAAAATAAACGAATAcacaccaaaaaaaatcaaataaaaattcaatcaatCCCTCACCTTTTCAGTAAGGTAACTTTCAAAAGTTTGGACACAAATATTGAACAAATCAAACAGACCAAAAGTGCCATTTATATATTCAGTGCAAGTATCTTAACTTTTCAATGGACCCTAACTGGCAAGATTGATGTTAATAGATAGAGAGGtattaagaagaaaacattAGAAGGAAAAGCACAAACAATAAAGTATTTTCACATGCCTGCAGCAGGATT is a window encoding:
- the LOC100794420 gene encoding probable ADP-ribosylation factor GTPase-activating protein AGD14 — translated: MYIVDQRYAAAKSSDKPPRHVQSPRIHEDDTRFANEGSGPRISDFSMSNGGEQIKTDVQHSGTCSSEDVWSHAINMFLETNSKRDADGIHRLQYFFSPRTTSLGSTDSNLSYLRSYSSGGLVDFFSEPFQASGPHQNKVSCTPQPFDLGSTVSSDLSEAPVAPKQFSSFALSIGLFQFPAAPSQASSVDLFQSSALSAIPSFNELQPVKAFQSLSVDFMDLSQQPSAAMPNEKSLELSVPKNEGWATFDTPQHTTSTGQVEIPAVPSTADSLQEIFFELKCKYAMSMFGNF